DNA sequence from the Tissierella sp. MB52-C2 genome:
TGAAGCTCATCATGCAGCAAAAGCAGATGATATAATAGAGTCAGCTATGATAGTAAGAGGAATACTAAAGAATGAATTCTTAGGTTCAGTAGATATGACTAATGATAAGAATGTACTTGAAAGAAAGAATACACTAATAAAAGAAGCAAAGATAATAATAGAGAGTATAAAATCACTAAATTTAAACTTAGAAGATCCATTAACAGATCCAGAAACTTTAACAGAAGCAGTGAGAATTGGAATATTAGATGCACCACATTTGCAAGGATCACAAATAGCTAAGGGACAGTTGAAAACAAGAATGGTCAGTGGTGGATTATATGCTTATGATGAGAAACAAAAGAAGATAATTACAGAAAAAGAAAGAATCAATTTGCTCCTAAAAGAAGCAGGGTATTTAGAAATATAGAAAGATATAATAAATTACATTATTGGTGTTGTTACTAATTTTTATAATTTATTCATAAAACTATTCCTTATAAAATATGGTTAGGCACAGTTTTTTTAATAATGTCTAATCATATTTTATATTTTACTCATTGTTTTAATATCATAATACTAAATATTATTAAGAATGATTAGTAAGTAATAGTTTTTCCACTCATTGTAAGGCTATTATATTATTGGCACTATAGTTTGAGCCTTAACTTAGTTTTAATACTATAGTTAATTTAGTTGTAATATTTCTTTGATTAAATAATCAATATCAAGGTAATTTTTAAAGATAAATGCTAATAGTACAAGATGGAGTTATCGACAAAAATAGTCCAAGATGTCGAAGAATACACAAATTTAGTTGTATACAAATTAATTTAGATATGATATAGTTGGTGCTAATAATATAGTGTAGATATAGAAAAATTTAAAAACAACTTAAAAAATCATGTACAAGCCTTTAGTAGGTCAATAATTATAAAAAAGTAAACCTATGAAAGTTTCTACATGATACCAGCTAATGATTTAATTGTTATTGTGAGAATCTTCCAACTACTTTTAATGGGTTTTGAGATGGATATCAACTAAATGCTTTATAAGTTATATCAAAGTATTTAGTTGTTTCTATAAAAAGTAACTGTAGATCAAATAACTGTACTTACTTATTTTGTATATATATGTACGGTTATCATGCTACATAAAGGGGGGTGAATTCATGGAAAATAAGAATTATAGTTTTGATACTAAAGATGCATTAGTTATTTTGGAAGAGGGTATTGATATCGCAGGAAATAAAATAGATGATTTAAACACGGATTCCTGTGAAAACTTTTTTGCTCCTGTCTATGTATGTAAATAATGCGTAGATGTTTTTTATTTACTAGCTTATAGTGAATGGTTTTGGCGCACAAGGTTGTGCGTCAGAATTATTCCATAATACTTTTAAAATTTAATTGATATACTTGTATGAGTTGACATGGTTGTATCTTTGATAATTGTGTAGTTTTGTAGATAGTGTTAGAGTTATTATTTAACATTATATTACACAGCAATATAAATATATAATTAGGAGAAAAATATATGAAAGTTTTGTTTGTAAATCTTTATGATTTTACTAGTAGTAGAGCGAGTTTACCATTAGGTATACAATCATTATATTTATTATTAGAAAATAAATCAGATTTTGATGCCGAGATATGTGATTTTAACAAATTATACGACAACAATTTATTAACAGACAATAATTTTCAAGAGAACATTAATGACATGGCAAATTATATAATATCACGAGAAGCTAAAATTGTTAGTATTTATACAATGTGCAATAATTATCATATTGCATTGCTTTTATGTCGAGAATTAAATAAGTTGAAGTCTGATATTTTTGTTATCTTAGCAGGTCCTCAAGCTACAATGGTTGCCCGTGAGACATTGATGAAATATGAATATGTTAATTATATCGCTTTAGGCGAAGGAGAAGATACGATTCTGCCAATACTTCAAGGAATTGTTAATAATAATTTAGATAATGTTAATGGGATTGCATATCGTAAACATAATGGAGTTATAGATATTAATTGGGATAAAACTAAATTTGTTGATATCAACAAATTAGAAATATTTGATATCGAAGAATTTTATAGAGATGAAGAAATAATTAATATAGAAGTTGGCAGAGGATGTCCTTTTCATTGTTCATTTTGTTCCACAAAGAATTTTTGGTGTAATAATTATCGACTAAAGAGCGTTGAACGGATTATTCAAGAATTAGAATTCTATATTGATAAATATCAAATGAAAAGTTTTGTTTTTCAGCATGATTTATTTACTTATAATAGGAAATATATCATTAAATTTTGTGATGAGATTTTGGAAAGAGGTATCGATATTAAATGGGCTTGTAGTTCTAGAATTGATGTAATAAATGAGGAAATGATAAGTAAAATGTCTCTTTCAGGCTGCAACTGTATATACTTTGGAATCGAAACTGGCTCTCAAGATATACAAGATATAATTAATAAGAATATAAAGATTGAAAAAGTTGAAGAGACAGCTAGATTAGTTAAGAAATATAATATTGATTCAATTTTTTCTTTTATATATGGCTTTCCAAGTGAGAGTGAACATGACCTTAATCAAACTTTACAACTTATTTACAAATTAAAGAAAATTGAAGCAGAAAATAAGAAAGTAAAAAACACAATACAGTTATGGCCTCTGAATTTTTTACCAGGCACGGAAATGGGAGAGGAATATAAAGACAAACTTATATTTCAAAAAACTTCAAGAACTGATTTTAGCTATAATAAATATATAGATAATGAAGAAGTATCTAGGATGATTAGTAATGATAAAGATGTATTTATTAATTACTATAATTTACCTAAGAATTATTCGGAAAGATACATGTATTTAAGTCCTTTTATAATGGGGCTATTTAACAATTTTTATAAATACTCTACATCTTCAATAGATATGATAATAGAATATTACAATGGTAATATCCTTAAAATGTATGATGATATACTAGGGTGTTGCCTTGAGCAGATAACAAAGTTTTTTAACGTTAAAGCCAATAAATATAAGATGAAAGAAGAAATTTCTATTCTTTTCACTATATTTGAAATATTTTTGAAGAAAAAAGACATAAATATTTTGAGACCTGATGTTTATGAAATATTTATTTTTGAAAGAGATATTTTTGACTTTATACATTTTGAATTTGAGAATAAAAAAATAAAAAATTATCACTATAATGTTTATGATTTTTTGTCTAATCAAAACATATCTTTGCAAAAACAAAACAATTGCTTGAAATTTATTAAAGATGAATATGGTGCTAGAATTCAAAAAGTTTAAGATATTAATCTATTTAATAATTGTAAGCAGTAGGAGGATATTATCACATATATTAAAATATAATTATTAGGGACAGATTTCTTAAATATAATTTATACTTATGGATAGTTTCCTTGACAAGTACAGGCATGGGAGAGATGTAATATGAAAATTGTTTTTATAAATGTATGTGACTATGTAAATATTGCTAGTAGTTCATATCCACTGGGAATATTATCTTTAGCCACTGTGATAAAAGAAAGTGGAGAATATGAAGTAGAAGTTATAGATTTTAATCGAATATATACAGAGCAAGGAGTAGATATAAGCGATGATTTAAATGAAAATATCATGAATGATACTAATTATATATTGAAGTATAATCCGGATTTTGTGAGTTTATACACAATGTGTAATTCCCATCATATTGCTATTTTGCTTGCAAAACAGATTAAAAGTCAAAATCCTAAAGTAAAAGTATTATTTGGAGGACCTCATGCGTCATTAACAGCTGAAGCTACGCTTAAAAAGTTTGATTTTATAGATGCTATAGGAATTGGAGAGGGAGAAAATACCATACTGGAAATATTACGAGCAGTTAATAGTTCTGATTTTACAGATGTTAGAGGAATTGGCTATAGACAGAATGGAGAAATTCTATGTATTGATAACGATAATCTAATTTCAGATATGGATCAAATGCCTATTATTGATTTTGACTTATACAAGCATAACTTAGATAAAGGAATAAGCTTGGATGTAGGACGAGGATGTCCATTTGGATGTAGTTTTTGCTCAACTAAAACATTTTGGAAAAGAAAATTCAGAATAAAATCAGCAGTAAGAATTTTTCATGAAATTACTACATATATAGAAAAATATGACGTCTATGAGTTCAATTTTCAACATGATCTTTTCCTTGTTAACCGAAATGTAGTATTAGAGTTGTGTGATATGATAATTCAAAATAATATTAAAATTTCTTGGTATTGCAGTTCAAGGATTGATACAATTGACGAAGAGATGATTAACAAAATGTATTTAGCCGGTTGCAAAAGTATTTTTTTTGGAATTGAAACTGGATCAGAAAGGATGCAGAAATTAATTAATAAGAACTTAAATCTAGGATCTCTAGATAACTTAGTGACACTACTAAAAAAATATAATATTACTCCTACATTTTCATTTATTTACGGATTTCCCGATGAAACTGAAAAAGATATTGATGAAACATTAAGTATATTATATTATTTGTATAGTTATTTTTATGAGGACTTTAAAGGCAGAAATATTACACTTAATCTTAGCAAACTAATTTTCTTTCCTGGAACTGAGATTACAAATAGGTATATAGATGAATTACACTACATAGGAAACTATCATACGGATGCAAGGCTGAGTATAGGTAGATGGAATAGTGAAATTTTAAACAAATTAATTAGAGACAAACAGATTTTCCCACAGTACTTTGATTTGCCAACTAAATTAAGGAATGAATTAAGAAATTTAGATATTGTATTTAATTGTATATTTATCCACACAATAATGTATATTAACGAAACATATAGGTTAGTTCTTGATTCAATGAATAATAGCAATTTAAAAGTATATTATGCATTTACCGAAGTTGTATCAGAAAGCGAGATTCTAAATTGTCATATTTATAATTACAATAATCTTAAAGAATATATTTTGGATGTAATGAAATTAATTAAAAGATTTGTAAATACATATGAATTTGGAGAAAATACAGAAGCTATAAGAAATATTTTTGCGTTTGAAGAAAATATATTTTTATTTTCTACGATAAACAATGACTATGAAGAAGTTGTTGAATATGACTATGATGTCATTAGTATGAAAAAAAATAGATTGATAAATCCTATCAGGAATAATATAAAAGTCAAATTTTTAAAGAGTGATAATAGCGCTTCGGTTTATAAAGTGAAATAGAAATAGTGAATCGTTTATTAAAGATGATAGATTTAAAATCTAAACTAGATAACTCCACAATATTAAAAAATAATACTAAGGAAGTCTACTAACCTAGTTTGGAAAAATTAATATAATTGTGATTATATAATATAAATAATTAAATTAGGGTGATTATAATGATAATATTCCAAGGAAAAAAGTACTTTATTTCTCCTAATGTTCATTTTAAAAAGTCAGTTATGGACAGTCCAAATTATGAATATTATTTATTTGTTAATTATAAAACAATAAGGATAAAAGATGCAGCTGGAATTTTTTTTGAATATTTAATAGGGACAGAAATTATAGAATTTGATAATATTGTATCTAGAGAATCTAAAGTACTTAATCAGAGTTACCAGAGTATAAATTCAGTTCTTCTGAAATATTTTAACTTATTTAGTGATTATGGATGGTTGATGGAGGTCGACAATACCGAAATTATCTGGGATATTGCAAAGCATACATATTTCACCCAAAATGATGGTAAATACTATGCAATGAATTTACTCTATAAGACGGTAGATTTGATATCAGAAGATATATATTATATATTGAAAAACAAGAATTTCACAGATGTTAATTCACAGATGCTTTTTCAATTATATACTCGTAAATATTTAGAAAATACTAGTTTAGAGACTGATTATACTAGTTTTTTAAAGCCTCCTAATTTTAAAGTAGTATCATTGATATTTTCCTATGACTGTAATTTAGCATGTGTATATTGTTTTGAAAAAGATAATAATATAAAAAATATAATGAGAAATGATACTTTTGAAAAAACTATAAAATATATTGATAATTTGGCTAAAGAAAATAATGTACTGTTAGTGTTTTATGGAGGCGAACCTTTATTAGAAAGCAATAAAGAATATATTTATAGAGTCTTACAAGATTTTAAGGATAACAGCCGGATATTATTTAGATTTATAACCAATGGTATTTATATAAGAGAATATATTAAGATATTTGATATTGCTAAAAGTAAAATAGTAGAATTTACCATAACCATTGATGGACCAGAAGAGGTTCATAATAGTAAACGTATATCCAAAGATGGACAATCTTCATTTAATAAAATTATAGATTCTGTTTGCTTATTAAATGAGATAGGCTATCGTGTGTCAATTAGAATTAATTTAAGTAAAGATAATATTGAACATCAACTTGAATTAATTGAATATTTAAATATAATAATTAAAAACAAATCACTTATGCGCATCGAATATCATAGGGTAGAGGATAAGAAGAATCTAGATTATCAACCATTATCATATTTAGATTGCTATCAATTATATTGTATGGTAAAAAACAAAAGTAAAATAAAAGTAGAGTTTTGTCTACCTATTATTAATCTTTTGAATAACATCAGTGAAAATGAAAACGAATATCCTATAATTGAAAAAATTTATTGTGGCATTAATTTGAACAGAGTTATTGATGTTGACGGTAAAGTTTATTCCTGTAATGAAGCAATGGGTATAGAGGAGTTTTATATTGATAATGTTGAACATTCGTTTCAAGAGAAGCATGCTGATCATGTTGATTATAAAAAGTGTAAAAGCTGTAATTTCTACTTAGCATGTTATGGCAATTGTGCTTTAGTAAATTATTTTAGACATTCTGCTAATTCAGAGAAAGAATGTGATTATAAGCAAATAGAGAACGTCTTAAAGTGTTATTTAAACGATAGGAGAAAATAAGATGAAGAATGATTTTAAAATCAGCAAATATATAGTTTGTGTAGATGATTTGGATGAAAAGAATATTCTTTTTAATTGTGCAACGGGATCATTGATGTTATTGGATAAGGATAAATACAGCTTACTAGAAAATAATTTAATAGATAAGATAGATTCTTCACTTATTGAATTGTTAAAAAAAAGTAAAATAATTATTCCATCAGAATGTAATGAAGAAGTAGAGTACTTAAAACATATTGAAAAAAGTACTAAGAATGATGAAATATACTTAACAATTTCTCCTACTTTTTTATGTAATTTTGATTGCAGTTATTGCTTTGTAAATAAAAGTAATAGTATGATAAATACGACTACCTTGAACTCTATTATTAATTGTATAAAAAGTAATAATTTCAATAGAGATAAAATGATAAATATTATTTGGTTTGGAGGAGAAACTTTATTAGCTCTTGACCACATAATTGAATTTACGCAAAAATTAGAAAGATCAATAAGTAGTAATAATATTCGAGCTAGTATTGTTACTAACGGTTATTTACTTAATCAAGATGTATTAGTTAAGTTGATTAGATCACACATCAAAATTATTCAAATAACATTTGATGGAAATGAATATTTGCATAATAAATATAGAAAGACTAAATGTGGAAAAGAAACTTATAAACAGATTATGGAGAATATTATTAATTTATTATCGACTAATTATGACTTTGTATTAAATCTAAGGTGTAATTATTTTTCGGATGGTGCAGATAGTGATATGATTGCTGAATTTGTTAAAGATATTGCCCCAATTATCCAAGATGATAAACGAGTAAATATTCAATTGAAACCAATTATTGATTTTTCTTGCTCATCTAATACAAAAAGTTTTTTCGACAGCTATGATAATGTAGAACTGATTAAGCAAGCTATTACTAAAGAATTACCAAATCAAGTGATTTATAATACAGTTGGCCTACCAAAGCCTAAAATTAAATGGTGTAGTTCCGGAGAGGAAAATATGTTTAACATAGGACCATCTGGAGAATTGTATTTTTGTAAGTCTCAATTTGGATATAAAGATAAAGCTATAGGTTATATTAATGAAGATGGAAGCATATCTTATAATAAAAACTATGACATAAATGTCAGAAACAACTATTTATTAGAGAAATGCTTAGAATGTAAATATCTTCCGTTATGTATGGGTGGATGTAAAAGATTAAGAGTAGATAAGAATAAAGCAATTTGTTATTGGAATGAAGAAAGTATCAAAAATCTCATTAGAAGAAATTTAGCCACGTGGAATTAACTATTTAGGAGGTAAATTATTTGCCATATAGAGGATGAATTGTAGCTTATGAACAAAACTCTAAAATTCTGGGAAGCATGATTTTTTTAGAGATGAAATCAATATCACTCGTTTTTGAACGATACTTCTTTTGGCAGATGTTATGTACACATCACATTATTTTACCCTTGAAATATTAAATTAAATAAAAGTAAAATAATATGCTTTTGATTTTATCAAAAGCATATTATTTTACTTTTATTTACATTAATGCACATTGTTTTGGCAAAACTATCAAATGATCTATTCTATTGCAAATAGAAACTCTCCCTCACAAGCGAGTTCATCTCCAACATAGGCCTTACCTTCTCCAATACCCACAGAACCCCTAACTCTAGTTAAGACTACCTCCATCCTAAGAGTATCTCCAGGTACTACTTTTCTTTTAAATCTTACCTTATTTATTCCAGCAAAATAAGGGGTTTTTCCCTTATACTTTTCATCAGATAAAAGAATTACAGCTCCAACTTGAGCCATGGATTCCACTATTATTACTCCAGGCATTACAGGTATATTTGGAAAATGCCCTTGAAAAAATGGCTCATTTATAGTTACATTTTTATATCCTATGCCTTTAACTCCAATTTCTTCTATGGAAACTTTATCAATAAAGAGAAAAGGATACCTATGGGGAATAATCTCTTTTATTTCTTCTATATTCAACAATTTATCCATAAAATCACTCCTTTTTTGATTGTTATAGTAAAAAATTAATTATTGATTATTTTATTATATTCATATATACTAAGTCTTAAAGTTCTATTCGCATGATATTATTAATAATAATCTAAATAAAACTAATTTGCAAATATTTTAAGGGGGTGGTATATGAAGAGTGGGAAAAGTAAATCATAATTAAATACGGAGGTGGAAAATGAAAAACATTTATGTAGGTATTTCTGGTGTAGGTAGCTATGTTCCTGAAAAGAAAGTTACTAATCATGACTTATCTAAAATTGTAGATACATCTGATGAGTGGATTGTTGGACGAACAGGAATTGAGGAAAGAAGAATAGCCAGTGATGATATGGCAACTTCAGATCTAGGAACATTGGCAGCGAAAGAAGCCTTAGAAGACGCAAGAGTAAAACCAGAAGATATAGATTTAATTATTGTTGCAACAGTTACAGCTGACCATGCTTTTCCATCAACTGCTTGTATAATTCAAAAAAACATAGGTGCAATGAAAGCAGCAGCATTTGATATAAACGTAGGTTGTTCTGGATTTGTCTACGGATTATCCATAGGAGAAAGTTTCATTAAATCGGGAACCTACAAAAAGGTATTAGTCATAGGAGCAGAAACATTATCTAGAGTAGTAGACTGGGAAGATAGAAATACTTGTGTGCTATTTGGAGATGGTGCAGGAGCTTGTGTATTAGAAAAATGCGAAGAAGGTTCAGGAATTCTTTCTAGTGAATTAGGTTCAGATGGTACAAATGGCCAAGTGCTAAGTCAGCCAGCAGGTGGTTCGAGACTACCAGCCAGTATTGAAACTCTGGAAGATAGACTTCACTATATAAAGATGGATGGAAAAGAAGTATTTAAATTTGCAGTTAGAGTTATGGAAAAAGCATCAATAAATGCTTTAGAAAAAGCAGATTTAAATTTAGATGATTTAGACTTTTTAGTTCCTCATCAAGCTAATATGAGGATCATAGATGCAGCAGCTAAGAAATTAAAGCTTGAAAAAAACAGGATATGTGTAAATTTAAATAAATATGGAAATATGTCTTCAGCCTCTATTCCAATTGCCCTTGACGAAGCAGTTAAGGATAATAGAATTAAAAATGGTGATAATATACTTTTAGTAGCCTTTGGAGCAGGCCTTACTTGGGCTTCAATGACTATAAAGTGGAGTAGGAGGAGATAAGATGTGGAAGACTAGGATAACAGATATTTTAAATATTAAATATCCTATATTACAAGGTGGTATGGCCTGGGTAGCTACACACGAATTAGCGGCAGCTGTGTCGGAAGCAGGTGGCTTAGGAATTATTGGAGCTGGTAATGCCCCAGGAGAAGTAATAAGAAATGAAATCAAGAAGCTAAAGGAATTGACAGATAAACCTTTTGGTGTAAATATTATGATGATGTCACCCTTTGCTGAGGATATTGTAGGTATAGTCTGTGATGAAGGAGTTCCTGTTGTAACTACAGGTGCAGGAAGTCCAGGGAAGTATATAAAGAAATTAAAAGAACACAATGTAAAAATCATACCTGTAGTACCTACTGTGTCTTTAGCAGTGAGATTAGAAAGAGAAGGCGTTGATGCCTTAATTGTAGAGGGAACAGAGGCGGGAGGCCATATTGGAGAATTGACTACTATGGCATTAGTTCCTCAAATAGTGGATAAAGTTAATATTCCTGTTATAGCAGCAGGAGGAATTGGAGACGGAAGAGGATTTTTGGCAGCATTAAGTCTAGGCGCAGAAGGAGTTCAACTAGGCACTAGATTTCTATGCTCCACAGAGGCAAATGTTCATACAAACTATAAAGAAGCCATAGTAAAATCTAAAGATAGAGATGCACAAGTAACTGGGAGAAGTACTGGGCATCCTGTTAGAGCATTGAAAAATAAATTTACTAGGGAATTTTTAGAGTTGGAAAAAAACAATGGATCCCTTGAAGAATTAGGGTTATTAGGTTCGGGAAGATTAAAATTAGCTGTAGTGGATGGAGATGTAAATAAGGGGTCTCTAATGGCTGGACAAATTGCAGGATTAATAGAAGATATTAAACCATGTAAGGAGATAATTGAAGATATTATAGGTTATGCAGATAAAAAACTGAATATATTGAATTCCT
Encoded proteins:
- a CDS encoding radical SAM/SPASM domain-containing protein produces the protein MIIFQGKKYFISPNVHFKKSVMDSPNYEYYLFVNYKTIRIKDAAGIFFEYLIGTEIIEFDNIVSRESKVLNQSYQSINSVLLKYFNLFSDYGWLMEVDNTEIIWDIAKHTYFTQNDGKYYAMNLLYKTVDLISEDIYYILKNKNFTDVNSQMLFQLYTRKYLENTSLETDYTSFLKPPNFKVVSLIFSYDCNLACVYCFEKDNNIKNIMRNDTFEKTIKYIDNLAKENNVLLVFYGGEPLLESNKEYIYRVLQDFKDNSRILFRFITNGIYIREYIKIFDIAKSKIVEFTITIDGPEEVHNSKRISKDGQSSFNKIIDSVCLLNEIGYRVSIRINLSKDNIEHQLELIEYLNIIIKNKSLMRIEYHRVEDKKNLDYQPLSYLDCYQLYCMVKNKSKIKVEFCLPIINLLNNISENENEYPIIEKIYCGINLNRVIDVDGKVYSCNEAMGIEEFYIDNVEHSFQEKHADHVDYKKCKSCNFYLACYGNCALVNYFRHSANSEKECDYKQIENVLKCYLNDRRK
- a CDS encoding radical SAM/SPASM domain-containing protein is translated as MKNDFKISKYIVCVDDLDEKNILFNCATGSLMLLDKDKYSLLENNLIDKIDSSLIELLKKSKIIIPSECNEEVEYLKHIEKSTKNDEIYLTISPTFLCNFDCSYCFVNKSNSMINTTTLNSIINCIKSNNFNRDKMINIIWFGGETLLALDHIIEFTQKLERSISSNNIRASIVTNGYLLNQDVLVKLIRSHIKIIQITFDGNEYLHNKYRKTKCGKETYKQIMENIINLLSTNYDFVLNLRCNYFSDGADSDMIAEFVKDIAPIIQDDKRVNIQLKPIIDFSCSSNTKSFFDSYDNVELIKQAITKELPNQVIYNTVGLPKPKIKWCSSGEENMFNIGPSGELYFCKSQFGYKDKAIGYINEDGSISYNKNYDINVRNNYLLEKCLECKYLPLCMGGCKRLRVDKNKAICYWNEESIKNLIRRNLATWN
- a CDS encoding B12-binding domain-containing radical SAM protein, whose translation is MKIVFINVCDYVNIASSSYPLGILSLATVIKESGEYEVEVIDFNRIYTEQGVDISDDLNENIMNDTNYILKYNPDFVSLYTMCNSHHIAILLAKQIKSQNPKVKVLFGGPHASLTAEATLKKFDFIDAIGIGEGENTILEILRAVNSSDFTDVRGIGYRQNGEILCIDNDNLISDMDQMPIIDFDLYKHNLDKGISLDVGRGCPFGCSFCSTKTFWKRKFRIKSAVRIFHEITTYIEKYDVYEFNFQHDLFLVNRNVVLELCDMIIQNNIKISWYCSSRIDTIDEEMINKMYLAGCKSIFFGIETGSERMQKLINKNLNLGSLDNLVTLLKKYNITPTFSFIYGFPDETEKDIDETLSILYYLYSYFYEDFKGRNITLNLSKLIFFPGTEITNRYIDELHYIGNYHTDARLSIGRWNSEILNKLIRDKQIFPQYFDLPTKLRNELRNLDIVFNCIFIHTIMYINETYRLVLDSMNNSNLKVYYAFTEVVSESEILNCHIYNYNNLKEYILDVMKLIKRFVNTYEFGENTEAIRNIFAFEENIFLFSTINNDYEEVVEYDYDVISMKKNRLINPIRNNIKVKFLKSDNSASVYKVK
- the fabK gene encoding enoyl-[acyl-carrier-protein] reductase FabK, encoding MWKTRITDILNIKYPILQGGMAWVATHELAAAVSEAGGLGIIGAGNAPGEVIRNEIKKLKELTDKPFGVNIMMMSPFAEDIVGIVCDEGVPVVTTGAGSPGKYIKKLKEHNVKIIPVVPTVSLAVRLEREGVDALIVEGTEAGGHIGELTTMALVPQIVDKVNIPVIAAGGIGDGRGFLAALSLGAEGVQLGTRFLCSTEANVHTNYKEAIVKSKDRDAQVTGRSTGHPVRALKNKFTREFLELEKNNGSLEELGLLGSGRLKLAVVDGDVNKGSLMAGQIAGLIEDIKPCKEIIEDIIGYADKKLNILNSLSRGDIGE
- the fabZ gene encoding 3-hydroxyacyl-ACP dehydratase FabZ: MDKLLNIEEIKEIIPHRYPFLFIDKVSIEEIGVKGIGYKNVTINEPFFQGHFPNIPVMPGVIIVESMAQVGAVILLSDEKYKGKTPYFAGINKVRFKRKVVPGDTLRMEVVLTRVRGSVGIGEGKAYVGDELACEGEFLFAIE
- a CDS encoding beta-ketoacyl-ACP synthase III, whose product is MKNIYVGISGVGSYVPEKKVTNHDLSKIVDTSDEWIVGRTGIEERRIASDDMATSDLGTLAAKEALEDARVKPEDIDLIIVATVTADHAFPSTACIIQKNIGAMKAAAFDINVGCSGFVYGLSIGESFIKSGTYKKVLVIGAETLSRVVDWEDRNTCVLFGDGAGACVLEKCEEGSGILSSELGSDGTNGQVLSQPAGGSRLPASIETLEDRLHYIKMDGKEVFKFAVRVMEKASINALEKADLNLDDLDFLVPHQANMRIIDAAAKKLKLEKNRICVNLNKYGNMSSASIPIALDEAVKDNRIKNGDNILLVAFGAGLTWASMTIKWSRRR
- a CDS encoding radical SAM protein, with protein sequence MKVLFVNLYDFTSSRASLPLGIQSLYLLLENKSDFDAEICDFNKLYDNNLLTDNNFQENINDMANYIISREAKIVSIYTMCNNYHIALLLCRELNKLKSDIFVILAGPQATMVARETLMKYEYVNYIALGEGEDTILPILQGIVNNNLDNVNGIAYRKHNGVIDINWDKTKFVDINKLEIFDIEEFYRDEEIINIEVGRGCPFHCSFCSTKNFWCNNYRLKSVERIIQELEFYIDKYQMKSFVFQHDLFTYNRKYIIKFCDEILERGIDIKWACSSRIDVINEEMISKMSLSGCNCIYFGIETGSQDIQDIINKNIKIEKVEETARLVKKYNIDSIFSFIYGFPSESEHDLNQTLQLIYKLKKIEAENKKVKNTIQLWPLNFLPGTEMGEEYKDKLIFQKTSRTDFSYNKYIDNEEVSRMISNDKDVFINYYNLPKNYSERYMYLSPFIMGLFNNFYKYSTSSIDMIIEYYNGNILKMYDDILGCCLEQITKFFNVKANKYKMKEEISILFTIFEIFLKKKDINILRPDVYEIFIFERDIFDFIHFEFENKKIKNYHYNVYDFLSNQNISLQKQNNCLKFIKDEYGARIQKV